The window CAATGATGGATCTACCAGCTCTAGGATTCTGTGCTCTTCCCACAGCCTCCATGCCTGCAACATCCAATATCAAATTGCCACACTTCATATGAGTGTTAGaacaccagaagaagaagaagaagaagtagtagtagtagttttGAGTGAGTACTTACGTATCCCAAAAGGCCAATCgattcatcgtcgtcgtcgtcgtcgtcgttgagaTAGTAGCTAGTCTTTTTACCACTCAAAGTCTCTAAAACCAAGACGCCGAAGCTGAAGACATCCGATTTCTCGGAGAATTTTCCTCCCATGGCATACTCAGGAGACATGTATCCACTGCACGTTAGCATCGATTGATGAGATCCTTCAAAAGACGAGACATCAGGCAATGATTGATGTGACTTACATTGTTCCAACAACTCTCTTCGTTGTTTCTTGAATCTGATCTCCTCCAAAAATGCGTGCCATCCCGAAGTCAGAAATTTTCGGATTAAATTGTTCGTCAAGCAGAATGTTACTGGTTTTCAGATCTCTGTGGATTATTCTCAATCGAGAGTCGCGATGAAGGTACACCAGTCCTCGAGCAACACCCTCGATGATGCTGTAGCGCTTTCTCCAGTCCAGTGTTCTTGAATTAGTGGCATCTGGCCAAGATATTATTAGAACAGGTCAAGAACACAAGCTAGCTCGAGAGAAAAGAGCTTCTACTgcaaagatgatgatgaagagatTAGCAAACTGACCAAAGAGAAAGAAATCCAAACTCTTGTTGGGCATGAATTCATAGACCAGTAACTTCTCTTCTCCATGGATGCAGTAGCCCAAAAGCTTCACAAGGTTCCTGTGTTGGAGTCTGGATATAACTTCTACCTCATTCTTGAATTCCTTTGTGCCTTGACCAGATCTCTCTGACAGTCTCTTCACAGCTATCACTTGTCCATCAGCAAACCTTCCCTGGTGAAAGATGTTATCCAATAAATGATCACAAGCTTAACAACATCAAAAGAGTAATCTCAAGGAGAACATGAAGAGTACCTTATAAACTGGGCCAAATCCTCCTACTCCAAGCTTATTCCCATGATCAAAGTAGTTTGTTGCTGCTTTTATGATGTCTATATCGTATTGTTGTGAATCTAAGCCTTGATTACCCGAGGAGTTTCCGACCACAGTTGATTCTTCTGTTCTTCTCGATGCTATATGACAATACCATATCAAAGTCAAACTAAATTCATGAGTGAGACTTACGTTTGATGACCTTCGAGTTGCACACATGTTACTGTGAACTTGGCGCTGAGCTAAGAAAAGGAGAGGATTAAACTTACTTCTGTGTCTGTAGACATGCTTAAACAACTTGCAACCACCGGTGTACAAGAATTTGTGAACGCAGAAGGACATGATGTTCTCAGAGAGTAAGGTTTTCTTGAACAGGTTCCCTCGCACACAATGCTGGATGCAAAGCAATGCATTAAAATGTCTTATTGTTGCTCATCAGAAAACTTCGTGAAGACATCATTGTTTGTCATCAGCAGGTTTGAACTTGAGGAACAATTAAGTTTGTTGACCATGTTATCTGTCATAATCAACACTGTCATGTTGGTTATTTGAATGTGATTGGGAAGACCCGAATGATGATAAGAACAAAGATGAAGATAGCTAAATAACATGATTGACTTCGTGGCACTTGCTTGGCAATGAAGTAATGATTTTGTTAAGACTTTACATCTGTATGATCcgtgttttttttattattattgtttttcttctttttacctcAATGTTTCTTaacctcctctaatttttttttttctcacaaaGACTATCTATTGAGCAAATTTTACTaaacaaataatttaaaatcatcttaaccaatattttaaaatattatagtaGTAGACTACTCAAATCCTTACAAATTCATTTAATTTTACTTCAACTTTGATATTATAGTAGTAGTAGACTATGTTTGGAGTGTTACAATTTCCTCCACCCTAAAGCCTCTATAAACAAAATTAGAAGTGTTGAATCATTGGTTTAAAATAATCAACGTCAAAGTTTATGATCAGTCgttaaaaaattattcaattcTACTTTCATTTCCTATATGAAACAAAATTATTGCTTCGTCAAAGTCTTACGGCACTTGCTTGGCAATGAAGTAATGATTTTTTTAAGACTTTACATCTGTATgatctgtattttttttttatttattatttttcttctttttaccccAATGTTTCTTAAcctcctttaattttttttttctcacaaaGACTATCTATTGAGCAAATTTTACTGAACGAATAATTTAAAGTCGTCTTAaccaatattttaaaatattatagtaGTAGACTCATCAAATTCATTTAATTTTACTTCAACTTTGATACGAGACTGTTTGGAGTGTCACAATCTCCTCCATCCTAAAGCCTCTATATTATTCGTATATGAAACAAAATTAGAAGTGTTGAATCATTGGTTTAAAATACTCAACGTCAAAGTTTATGATCAGTCGTTATAAAATTATTCAATTCTACTTTCATTTCCTATATGAAACAAAATTATTGCTTCGTCAAAGTCTTACGACACTTGCTTGGCAATGAAGTAATGATTTTGTTAAGACTTTACATCTGTATGATCtgtgttttttttattattattatttttcttctttttatctcaATGTTTCTTaacctcctctaattttttttttctcacaaaGACTATCTATTGAGCAAATTTTACTaaacaaataatttaaaatcatcttaaccaatattttaaaatattatagtaGTAGACTACTCAAATCCTTACAAATTCATTTAATTTTACTTCAACTTTGATATTATAGTAGTAGTAGACTATGTTTGGAGTGTTACAATTTCCTCCACCCTAAAGCCTCTATATTATTCGTATATGAAACAAAATTAGAAGTGTTGAATCATTGGTTTAAAATAATCAACGTCAAAGTTTATGATCAGTCGTTATAAAATTATTCAATTCTACTTTCATTTCCTATATGAAACAAAATTATTGCTTCGTCAAAGTCTTACGGCACTTGCTTGGCAATGAAGTAATGATTTTTTTAAGACTTTACATCTGTATgatctgtatttttttttttttaattatttttcttctttttaccccAATGTTTCTTAAcctcctttaattttttttttctcacaaaGACTATCTAATGAGCAAATTTTACTGAACGAATAATTTAAAGTCGTCTTaactaatattttaaaatattatagtaGTAGACTCATCAAATTCTTACAAATTCATTTAATTTTACTTCAACTTTGATACGAGACTGTTTGGAGTGTCACAATCTCCTCCATCCTAAAGCCTCTATATTATTCGTATATGAAACAAAATTAGAAGTGTTGAATCATTGGTTTAAAATACTCAACGTCAAAGTTTATGATCAGTCGTTATAAAATTATTCAATTCTACTTTCATTTCCTATATGAAACAAAATTATTGTTTCGTCAAAGTCTTACGACACTTGCTTGGCAATGAAGTAATGATTTTGTTAAGACTTTACATCCGTATGATCtgtgttttttttattattattgtttttcttctttttacctcAATGTTTCTTaacctcctctaattttttttttctcacaaaGGCTATCTATTGAGCAAATTTTACTGAACGAATAATTTAAAGTCGTCTTAaccaatattttaaaatattatagtaGTAGTCTCATCAAATCCTTACAAATTCATTTAATTTTACTTCAACTTTGATATGAGACTATGTTTGGAGCGTCACAATCTCCTCCACCCTAAAGTCTCTATATTATTCGTATATGAAACAAAATTAGAAGTGTTGAATCATTGGTTTAAAATACTCAACGTCAAAGTTTATGATCAGTCGTTAAAAAATTACTCAATTCTACTTTCATTTCCTATATGAAACAAAATTATTGCTTCGTCAAAGTCTTACGGCACTTGCTTGGCAATGAAGTAATGATTTTGTTAAGACTTTACATCTGTATGATCtgtgtttttattattattattgtttttcttctttttacctcAATGTTTCTTaacctcctctaattttttttttctcataaaggCTATCTATTAAGCAAATTTTATTGAACGAATAATTTAAAGTCGTCTTAaccaatattttaaaatattatagtaGTAGACTCATTAAATCCTTACAAATTCATTTAATTTTACTTCAACTTTGATATGAGACTATGTTTGGAGTGTCACAATCTCTTCCACCCTAAAGCCTCTATATTATTCGTATATGAAATAAAATTAGAAGTGTTGAATCATTGGTTTAAAATACTCAACGTCAAAGTTTATGATCGGTCgttaaaaaattattcaattcTACTTTCATTTCCTATATGAAACAAAATTATTGCTTCGTCAAAGTCTTACGGCACTTGCTTGGCAATGAAGTAATGATTTTGTTAAGACTTTACATCTGTGTGATCtgtgttttttttattattattgtttttcttctttttaccccAATGTGTCCTAACCTCctctaatatttttttctcacaaaGGCTATCTATTGAGCAAATTTTACTGAACGAATAATTTAAAGTCATCTTAACcaagatttcaaaatattataGTAATAGACTCATCAAATTCTTACAAATTCATTTAATTTTACTTCAACTTTAATACGAGACTATGTTTGGGGTGTCACAATCTCTTCCACCCTAAAGCCTCTATATTATTCATATATGAAACAAAATTAGAAGCGTTGAATCATTGGTTTAAAATACTGAACATCAAAGTTCATGATCAGTCgttaaaaaattattcaattcTACTTTCATTTCCTATATGAAACAAAATTAGAAATGTTAGCGGAAATACAAGATGAGATGAGATTGAGAAAATCATCTTCACTTGTATTAGATAggataaaatataaagaaaagagTCGATCATTTGTATATTTTGAAGTGAAAAAGACACTGAACAAAAAACAACATACAGAGTTTGAATAGATATGAGTAATGTTCTAATCTTCAAACTAAGTCAGCAAACATCAAAGCTAAGAGGAGCTTCAAACTTTCGATCACCTAAGATCATCTTAAAAATGGTTTTGACAATGACAGTTTGGAGTGTCAGGCTTGaggaatcataaaaataaaagctGGAAGGAAATAGAAGCCTAGAAGACGGACCAGTTGAAGAACAGGTAGAACAAACAGAAAAGTGAAAGAATGGTCTTCATCTGCTTTTGCTAGTGAGTATCTGATatccttttttcttttctagAAAAGAAAACTATATTAATCAAGCAAAATGGATGCAACTCATATTCTGAGGTTTTATCCATCGGAGAGAAAACTAAAGGGTTACTTATTAAGAGGAATAGTATTTAACTATGTGGACTTCTTTGTTTCTATCATAGTGATGAGGAATATTTTAGAACCAGCCACGTCGTAATCGATGTGCACCATGCCCTTGTCAAGTCAGCACAAGGAGTACTTCCACGCACCAAACAGGATCCGTATCAAGGCACTCCTCAGCACATCccgtcccggaaagctcgggacgacACCGTATGGCACCGCTCCGTGTATTTCGGGATGGCGGTCACACGAAGGTATCACCTCGCCCCTCGGGGATCGGCCGCCATGCCAAACCCACATATGGctgaccctcgtacagtagtataaaaacacATGATCGGCATCTGGCCAAGAGGAGGAGAAAAAAGACAGAGGACGAAgcactaacttaatcatcaaggggccaaagtcggggacCACCCGATGAGGGCCTTCTGTGCAGAAGCATGGTCATCCCTGGAAGCATGACCCCTGAGGAGAGAGATGCCCTCCCGAAGACGATATCGACATTCAGACCGAGAGGTGCCCCCCTTAGACGAATGCGGTATCCCAACCCATGGGTGTGATCAGCCTCAGATCCCTATTCGATCGATtgtagactcccgacatcgacccgaggACTTGgtcgtgctgactcaccagccacggtgcatttgttcactaacatttttaGCACTAGAAGGAGGGTTAATGTCGTAGGAGCACCTCGCAAGAGTTCACCCCGAGAGAGAACCACCGGCTGGTCACCCCCCTTTCAAACTCGGAGATCAGCCCCTCCATGTCCTCAGGGACGGGGGGATCCCAGCCCGGACATCGGATCGCTACTGGCACCTATTCAATGATCCAAGGCTTTCTCCCCCCGGGTATACCATAGGACCCTCGGTCGTTTCGCCTGAGGCATTCCTTGTCCTGGCCAAGCAAGTACAAACTTTGGTGGGAATGATGCAGACGATCGTCCCGCTCATTCCGTAGATCATGCAGCTAGCAGCTCCCCCAACTTACCCGACACAGCAAAGGCCAAGCGGGGAACGAGTCGGGACGGGAGAAGCCCGAGACCATGCAGCAACCCCAGGGAGCCTTCCTGAGCAAAGCGTGCCCGCACCTCACTAAGTCGCCACACCCGTCCCCGAGTCCGATGACAACCCGAGCCTGACACCTTGTCATCGGACTCGGGGGATGACTCATTAAGGGTCCGGCTGTCCGTGGTTAACTGCCGCCTAGACAAGTTCTAGCATGAATTCCATAAATCGTGTGGCGAAACGAGCGAAAGCAGCTTGGTCGTATCCCCGTTCATCCAGAAAATCTAGGATAAGCCTGCGCCACTTAACTTCAGACTCCCGGTGTTGGAAACATACGACGGCAGCTCCGACCCCTAGGAGCATGTTGCCATGTTTCAGGCTCAAATGACCCTTTA of the Musa acuminata AAA Group cultivar baxijiao chromosome BXJ2-10, Cavendish_Baxijiao_AAA, whole genome shotgun sequence genome contains:
- the LOC135624408 gene encoding cysteine-rich receptor-like protein kinase 19; protein product: MSFCVHKFLYTGGCKLFKHVYRHRTSRRTEESTVVGNSSGNQGLDSQQYDIDIIKAATNYFDHGNKLGVGGFGPVYKGRFADGQVIAVKRLSERSGQGTKEFKNEVEVISRLQHRNLVKLLGYCIHGEEKLLVYEFMPNKSLDFFLFDATNSRTLDWRKRYSIIEGVARGLVYLHRDSRLRIIHRDLKTSNILLDEQFNPKISDFGMARIFGGDQIQETTKRVVGTIGYMSPEYAMGGKFSEKSDVFSFGVLVLETLSGKKTSYYLNDDDDDDDESIGLLGYAWRLWEEHRILELVDPSLGDSCNSSQVMRCIKLGLLCVQEFPADRPTMSMVVSLLNSDADDLPAPKPVAFFGARSKLENSENCSVNEVTNTEIDCR